The region TTCTTCCGGCGAGAACCACTTGTAGACGCCGAGGAACACCAGCAGCGGGCCGTAATCGACCGCCACGTTGAGCCAGCCGGAGCCCTGCTTCTTTTGGCTCTCGGCCATCAGGCAACACCCGCAATGACGCGTGCGACGAGGTCCGGGTCGAACGGGCGCAGGTCGTCGATCTTTTCGCCCACGCCGATCGCGTGAATAGGCAGGCCGTATTGCTCGGCTGCCGCAACCAGCACACCGCCGCGTGCCGTGCCGTCGAGCTTGGTCATGATGAGACCGGTGACCCCGGCGACTTCCTTGAAGATCTCGATCTGCGAGAGGGCGTTCTGGCCGTTGGTCGCATCGAGGACGAGCACCACGTCATGCGGCGCCTCGGGGTTGAGGCGGCCGAGGACTTTGCGGATCTTTGCCAGCTCGTCCATCAGCTCGCGCTTGTTCTGCAGGCGGCCGGCGGTGTCGACCACCAGCGCGTCGATACCCTGGTCGGTCGCAGCCTTGACGGCATCGAACACGATGCTCGCCGGATCGCCGCCTTCGGGGCCGCGGATGATCGGAACGTCGATCCGCTCCGCCCAAGTCGCGAGCTGGCCGATTGCGGCGGCACGGAAGGTGTCGCCAGCCGCCAGCATCACGCCGTAGTCGTCTTCCTGGAACAGGTGTGCGAGCTTGGCGATGGTCGTCGTCTTGCCGCTGCCGTTCACGCCGATCACGAGGATGACCTGCGGGCGCGGGAAGGCGGTAATCTCGAGCGGCTTGGCGACCGGGCGCAGGATTTCGGCGATTTCCTCGGCGACGGCTTCCTTCAGTTCCTGCTCGGTGATCGAGAGGCCGAAGCGCTTGTCGGAAAGGCGCTGGCGGATGCGCGATGCCGCCGACGGACCGAGGTCGGACATGATCAGCGCGTCTTCGACATCGTCGAGCGTCGCATCGTCGAGCTTGGCGGTCGAAACCGCCTCGGTCAGGTTGGTCGAGAGGCGCTCCGACGTCTTGCGGAAACCGCCGAACAGGCGGTCGCGCCAACTGGTTTCGCTCATATGAGTAGGCCTTCCTCGAGGCGGCTGGGCGTCAGTGTGATGATCGTACCGGGCGCGGTGCCTTCGGGCACGCGGACCCGCGCGAAGTTCGGCGCATAGCCGGTTCCGTCGCGTTCGGCGAGAACGTCGAGCGGGGTTCCGACGAGCGATTTCAGCCAGCCGTCCCGCGCGCTGCGGACCTCCGCGCGCAGTTCGGCGGCGCGTTGCTTGATCGTCGCGCGCTCGACTTGCGGCATGCGGGCTGCCGGCGTGTCCGGGCGTGGCGAATAGGGAAAGATGTGGCCGTGAACGATGCCGAGTTCGCGGATGATGCTGCGGTTCTCGTCGTGCTGGGTCGCGTCCTCGGTCGGGAAACCGGCGATCAGGTCGGCGCCGATGGCGATTTCGGGCCGCTTCGCCTTGAGCCGCTCGACCAGTGCAATCACGTCGGCGCGCAGGTGGCGGCGCTTCATGCGCTTCAGGATCAGGTCGTTGCCATGCTGCAGCGAAAGATGGAGATGCGGCATCAGCCGCTCCTCGCTGGCCAGCAGTTCTTCGAGTAGCGGGTCGATCTCGATCCCGTCGAGCGAGGACATGCGAAGTCGCCCGAGCGAGGGAAAACGACCTAGGACCGCTTCGATCAGGCTGCCGAGCGGCGGCTTGCCGGGCAGGTCGTGGCCCCACGAGGTCAAATCGACACCCGTCAGGATGATTTCCGGCGCGCCTTTGTCGAGATGGCGCTCGACCTCACGCAGCACCTGATCGACCGTGAGAGACCGGCTCGGGCCGCGTCCCTGCGGGATGACGCAAAAGGTGCAGCTGTGGTCGCAGCCGTTCTGGATCGCGATGAAGGCGCGGGTGCGAGCGGGCGGGGCGGTCGCCTCAGTCTCCGGCACGTTCCACGCACGCGCGTCGAGCTTGGCGGTATTCGCAATGAGGCCGTCGACCTCGGGCATGGCGCCAAGCTGCTCGCGTTCGATATCGGCCGCGCAGCCAGTCACCATCAGGCGCGCATCCGGCCTTTCGCGGCGTGCGCGCCGGATCGCCTGCCGGGTCTGGCGGACGGCCTCGCTCGTCACCGCGCAGCTGTTCACCACGACGATATCGCTTTCGCCTGCGAGCATGTCACGGATGCGTTCGCTTTCTGCGATGTTGAGACGGCAGCCGAGTGAAATGACTTCCGCCCCCTTCGATTTCGTAAGGGTGCTCAAGCGAAGTCGTCCCACTCGAACGTGCCGCGGAAGGATTCGGTCGCTGGGCCGGTCATGCGGATTGTCCCGCCTTGCTCCCACGCGATTTCGAGCGCGCCGCCCGGCAGGTGGACGGTCACCGGCGAGGGGACCAGCTTGCGACGGAGCGCCGCGACGGCGGTTGCGCAGGCACCCGTTCCGCAAGCCTTGGTCAGGCCAGCACCGCGCTCCCACACGCGCAGGCGGATTTCGCCTCCTTCGATGGAGGCGACGTTGACGTTGATCCGCTCGGGAAACAGAGGGTCCTGTTCGATCACCGGGCCGATCCGTCCGAGGTCCACCGCTTCGGCATCATCGACGAAGAAGATCACGTGCGGATTGCCGACATTGACTGCATCGGGCGCTTCGAGCTCTTCCCAGCCGACCGGCATGCGCTGCGTATCCATCGGGTGGTCGAGCGGGATTTCGTCCCAGCCGAAGCGCGGTGCGCCCATGTCGACCGCTGCGCCGCTGCTGGCAGGTTCGAGCCCGATCACACCGCCGGACGTATCGACCGTGCAGGGTTCGCCATGAAGGCGGGCTACGGCGCGGGCCGCATTGCCGCAGGCCTCGACCTCTCCGCCGTCGGAATTGAAGATACGCATGCGGAAATCGGCCTGCGAGCCATCGGGCGCATCCTCGAGCACGATCAGCTGGTCGCAGCCGATGCCCTGGTGCCGGTTCGCGAT is a window of Erythrobacter sp. HKB08 DNA encoding:
- the ftsY gene encoding signal recognition particle-docking protein FtsY, which encodes MSETSWRDRLFGGFRKTSERLSTNLTEAVSTAKLDDATLDDVEDALIMSDLGPSAASRIRQRLSDKRFGLSITEQELKEAVAEEIAEILRPVAKPLEITAFPRPQVILVIGVNGSGKTTTIAKLAHLFQEDDYGVMLAAGDTFRAAAIGQLATWAERIDVPIIRGPEGGDPASIVFDAVKAATDQGIDALVVDTAGRLQNKRELMDELAKIRKVLGRLNPEAPHDVVLVLDATNGQNALSQIEIFKEVAGVTGLIMTKLDGTARGGVLVAAAEQYGLPIHAIGVGEKIDDLRPFDPDLVARVIAGVA
- a CDS encoding MiaB/RimO family radical SAM methylthiotransferase; its protein translation is MSTLTKSKGAEVISLGCRLNIAESERIRDMLAGESDIVVVNSCAVTSEAVRQTRQAIRRARRERPDARLMVTGCAADIEREQLGAMPEVDGLIANTAKLDARAWNVPETEATAPPARTRAFIAIQNGCDHSCTFCVIPQGRGPSRSLTVDQVLREVERHLDKGAPEIILTGVDLTSWGHDLPGKPPLGSLIEAVLGRFPSLGRLRMSSLDGIEIDPLLEELLASEERLMPHLHLSLQHGNDLILKRMKRRHLRADVIALVERLKAKRPEIAIGADLIAGFPTEDATQHDENRSIIRELGIVHGHIFPYSPRPDTPAARMPQVERATIKQRAAELRAEVRSARDGWLKSLVGTPLDVLAERDGTGYAPNFARVRVPEGTAPGTIITLTPSRLEEGLLI
- the dapF gene encoding diaminopimelate epimerase, whose protein sequence is MRIPFVKMHGLGNDFVILDRRSQEPLPLEPGRVRAIANRHQGIGCDQLIVLEDAPDGSQADFRMRIFNSDGGEVEACGNAARAVARLHGEPCTVDTSGGVIGLEPASSGAAVDMGAPRFGWDEIPLDHPMDTQRMPVGWEELEAPDAVNVGNPHVIFFVDDAEAVDLGRIGPVIEQDPLFPERINVNVASIEGGEIRLRVWERGAGLTKACGTGACATAVAALRRKLVPSPVTVHLPGGALEIAWEQGGTIRMTGPATESFRGTFEWDDFA